The Devosia sp. genome segment AAACCATCCTGGCCAACCACGACAACTTCCCCGCTCTGGCCCATGCCGGCCAGGCTGGACACGCGAGCACTCATGGCCTCCGGCGAAATCGCCAGCACCATGACGCCGGTCTTTTCGTCCTTGTCATAGACCGGCATGGCCATGAAGCTCTCCGGTATTCCGGACATGGCATAAAGACTGAAATCGATGAAGGCGGCAGAGCCGTCGGGCAGGTCCTTGGCGGCGGCAAAGGCCTGGCCCAGGCCGGATGCGGCCATGTCAGCATCGCTCACCACATTGGTCACGAAATCGGGGTTCTTGACCACCGAATAGACGACGTCGCCTGCGGCCGAAATCATCAGGACGTCTGAATAGCCGCGTTCGAGCTTGAGGGTCCGGAAACCGGGGTGGTAGCGCTTGTGTACCGGATCATAGCTCGCGCCCATGGCGCCGACGCTGTCGACCGCGGCGCGATCTTCCTTGTTGGGACTATCGGTGACATAGGCGGTCTGCAATTGCAGCGCGGCTCGTTCCTTGAGGCCCATGCGCAACTCGTCCAGGGCGCGCGTCAAATTCTTCATCGCCGTCACCGTGTCGGACCGCTGGACGAAGAGCCTGAGGTCAACCTCGGCGCTTGAAAAGTAATCGACGACTTGGGACGAGGCCGTGTTCAGCGATGCCTGCATCGACTGGTCACGCTGTTCCTGCACCGTATTGAGGCCAATGAAATAGCTGGCAATGCCGACGCCTGCGCTGACCACCAGGGCCGAGCCGACAAGCGCCAGTGGCAGCTTCTGGGCAATCTTGAGGTGCGGAAACAACTTCATGAACAGGTACCTTCCTCGACACCGCGCCCCATGCCGGAAATCAGCCGGTCCTCTGCGCGCGGGCTCCCCCCACTGACCATGACGGTCAAAGTTCCGGAAACGATACACTTGGCCGATTAACCAATCCCTACGGGATGATACCGAGGCGCTGGCAAGACGTTATCTGCAAACGAAAACACCCCCGCCGATGCGAGGGTGTTGCGAGTCTCGCGAACTGGAAATCAGGAAAGCGCGCCAATCACCGCCTCGATACGCTTCTTCATGGTGGAAGCGTCGAATGGCTTGATGATGTAATTGTTCACCCCGAAGGATATGGCTTCCTTGACCTGTTCCTTGTCGGAACGGCCGGTGGCCATGATGAATGGCATGTGCTGGGTGCGCGGGTGCTTGCGGATGACCTTGAGCAGCGTCAGCCCGTCGATGTCTTCCATGTTCCAGTCGGAAATGATGAGGTCGACATTGGATTTTTCGAGCTTGCCCAGGGCATCGCGGCCCGACTTGGCTTCAAGGATGTCCTTGAACCCGAGCTGGGTGAGGATGTACTTGCAGATGCCGCGCATGGACTGCTGGTCATCAACGACGAGAACGCTGACTGCGCTTGCTTTTGGCATGTTCGTTCTTACCCTTTACGCGCCGCCGCTGACTTGGCCCGCCTGAGCGAAATCTATCAGTCCAAGCGTTACAAT includes the following:
- a CDS encoding response regulator, with translation MPKASAVSVLVVDDQQSMRGICKYILTQLGFKDILEAKSGRDALGKLEKSNVDLIISDWNMEDIDGLTLLKVIRKHPRTQHMPFIMATGRSDKEQVKEAISFGVNNYIIKPFDASTMKKRIEAVIGALS